The Streptomyces cadmiisoli genome has a segment encoding these proteins:
- a CDS encoding transposase, with product MGSKYLKRYTEEFKRDAIALVDSSGKTVTAVARELGISSESLRGWYRRAKADRGEDGSGELTSAEREELKRLRREVREQQQTIEILKKATAFFVKENDR from the coding sequence GTGGGAAGCAAGTACTTGAAGCGGTACACCGAGGAGTTCAAGCGAGACGCCATCGCGCTCGTCGACTCCTCGGGCAAGACGGTCACCGCCGTCGCCAGGGAGCTCGGGATCAGCTCCGAGTCCCTGCGCGGCTGGTATCGCCGGGCGAAGGCGGACCGGGGCGAGGACGGGTCCGGTGAGCTGACCAGTGCCGAGCGCGAGGAGCTCAAGCGGCTGCGCAGGGAGGTCCGCGAACAGCAGCAGACGATCGAGATCCTGAAAAAAGCGACGGCCTTCTTCGTGAAGGAGAACGACCGGTGA
- a CDS encoding IS3 family transposase, with protein sequence MSELYRLIHAEKATYPIVLLCRVLKVARSSYYAWCEGVAARRVRQAADDALAHEITVVHIASRHTYGVPRIHAELRRLGRRVNRKRVARVMRERDIRGVTRRRRRSLTRPDAKAKPAPDLIGRDFHAERPGTKLVGDITCLPTAEGWLYLACWLDLATREVVGYAMADHHRAELVVDALDMAHGRGGMEPGCVVHSDRGSEYTSTQFRARIGKLGLRQSCGRTGSCFDNAAAESFWALLKEEIGTRAWPDRATARTDVFSFIETFYNRRRLRKHKTFGYLTPTATRQRHQHTLAA encoded by the coding sequence GTGAGCGAGCTGTACCGGTTGATCCATGCGGAGAAGGCGACGTACCCGATCGTCCTGCTGTGCCGGGTGCTGAAGGTCGCCCGCTCCTCCTACTACGCCTGGTGCGAGGGCGTGGCCGCCCGCCGTGTCCGCCAGGCCGCCGACGACGCGCTCGCGCACGAGATCACCGTGGTGCACATCGCTTCCCGGCACACCTACGGTGTCCCGCGCATCCACGCCGAACTGCGCCGCCTGGGCCGGCGGGTCAACCGCAAGCGCGTCGCCCGCGTGATGCGTGAGCGCGACATCCGCGGCGTCACCCGGCGCAGGCGGCGTTCGCTGACCCGGCCGGATGCGAAGGCGAAGCCGGCCCCGGACCTGATCGGCCGCGACTTCCATGCCGAGCGGCCCGGGACGAAGCTGGTCGGCGACATCACCTGCCTGCCCACCGCCGAGGGCTGGCTCTACCTCGCCTGCTGGCTGGACCTGGCCACCCGCGAGGTCGTCGGTTATGCCATGGCCGACCACCACCGCGCCGAACTCGTCGTCGACGCCCTCGACATGGCCCACGGACGGGGCGGAATGGAACCCGGCTGCGTGGTTCACAGCGATCGCGGAAGTGAATACACGTCGACCCAATTCCGTGCACGGATAGGGAAGTTGGGGCTGCGGCAGAGCTGCGGACGCACCGGATCTTGCTTCGACAACGCAGCCGCGGAGAGCTTCTGGGCCCTGCTCAAGGAGGAGATCGGCACCCGCGCCTGGCCCGACCGGGCCACCGCCCGAACCGACGTCTTCTCCTTCATCGAGACCTTCTACAACCGCCGCCGCCTGCGCAAGCACAAGACTTTCGGCTACCTCACCCCGACCGCGACCAGGCAGCGGCACCAGCACACCCTCGCGGCATAA
- a CDS encoding ABC transporter permease, producing MTTNSLTVTPETPRSRPRLVRLLRDSWTVTKRNLRRTTRIPESFVLVLVQAVMFVLLFSYVLGGAVVVPGAGPSGYREFIMAGIFTQVVMFGVAGASTGVAEDMAKGLVDRFRSLPVARSAVLMGRTLADVLQTAATLLVLAVVALLVGWRIHHGLLPALGAFVLLLLFGYAFSWVGAWVGLSVRTSEAAGSAGVIWVFPMTFLSNAFVPVATMPGWLKTIAYWNPLSATVQACRQLFGNPGADPADVWPMQHPVLASLTWSLVILVVFSWLATRKYRSATR from the coding sequence ATGACGACGAACAGCCTGACGGTCACCCCGGAGACACCCAGATCGCGTCCGCGGCTGGTTCGGCTGCTGCGGGACTCGTGGACCGTGACCAAACGCAACCTGCGACGGACGACACGCATACCGGAGAGCTTCGTCCTCGTCCTGGTTCAAGCTGTGATGTTCGTGCTGTTGTTCTCTTATGTGCTGGGCGGCGCGGTCGTGGTACCGGGCGCCGGGCCGAGCGGATACCGCGAGTTCATCATGGCGGGCATCTTCACCCAGGTGGTGATGTTCGGAGTGGCCGGCGCTTCGACCGGAGTCGCCGAGGACATGGCCAAGGGGCTGGTGGACCGTTTCAGGTCGCTACCCGTGGCACGCTCCGCGGTGCTGATGGGACGGACGCTTGCGGACGTACTGCAGACCGCGGCTACTTTGCTGGTCCTCGCTGTGGTAGCCCTGCTGGTGGGATGGCGGATCCACCATGGCCTGCTGCCCGCACTCGGCGCTTTCGTTCTGCTGCTGCTGTTCGGGTACGCCTTCTCCTGGGTGGGCGCCTGGGTGGGTCTTTCGGTCCGCACCTCCGAGGCGGCCGGGTCGGCGGGGGTGATCTGGGTCTTCCCCATGACGTTCCTTTCCAACGCCTTCGTCCCGGTCGCCACCATGCCCGGCTGGCTGAAGACCATCGCGTACTGGAATCCCCTCAGCGCCACGGTCCAGGCTTGTCGGCAGTTGTTCGGAAACCCTGGTGCCGATCCCGCCGACGTGTGGCCCATGCAGCACCCGGTCCTCGCTTCGCTCACCTGGTCGTTGGTGATCCTGGTCGTCTTCTCCTGGCTGGCCACTCGTAAATACCGTAGCGCCACCCGATGA
- a CDS encoding ATP-binding cassette domain-containing protein yields the protein MEAISAQGLVKTFGGVRALAGVDLHVPEGTVLGLLGPNGAGKTSTVRVLTTLLRPDAGRAFVAGVDVLRHPDKVRGLIGLSGQYAAVDEYLTGTENLRMVGELYQMTTREAKVRAKELIEWFNLGAAADRPAKTYSGGMRRRLDLAAALVVRPPVMFLDEPTTGLDPHNRIALWEVMESLADQGSTILLTTQYLEEADRLADDIAVVDKGEVIARGSSDELKARVGNERVEIVVRDRDRIAATVEAITGVATAGVVVDRRTGRITVPVDGGAPVLAGMINELECRGLRPDEICLRRPTLDEVFLSLTGHADVPDGSPAPSPVEVRAGGTRVAAREEI from the coding sequence GTGGAAGCCATCAGTGCGCAGGGACTGGTGAAGACCTTCGGCGGGGTCCGAGCCCTGGCCGGGGTCGACCTGCACGTGCCGGAGGGAACGGTGCTCGGACTGCTCGGGCCCAACGGGGCGGGCAAGACCAGCACGGTGCGGGTGCTCACCACTTTGCTGCGCCCGGACGCCGGCCGGGCGTTCGTCGCCGGGGTGGACGTACTGCGTCACCCAGACAAAGTGCGTGGACTGATCGGTCTGTCCGGGCAGTACGCGGCTGTTGATGAGTACCTGACCGGCACGGAGAACCTGCGCATGGTCGGTGAGCTGTACCAGATGACCACGCGGGAGGCCAAGGTCAGGGCCAAAGAACTGATCGAATGGTTCAATCTCGGCGCTGCGGCCGACCGGCCTGCCAAGACTTACTCGGGAGGAATGCGGCGCAGACTCGACCTCGCCGCTGCCCTCGTGGTACGGCCACCGGTGATGTTCCTGGACGAGCCGACAACCGGCCTCGACCCGCACAACCGGATCGCGTTGTGGGAGGTGATGGAGTCTCTGGCCGACCAGGGCAGCACCATCCTGCTCACCACCCAGTATCTGGAGGAGGCCGATCGGCTGGCGGACGACATCGCTGTGGTCGACAAGGGCGAGGTGATCGCCCGCGGATCCAGCGACGAGCTCAAGGCGCGGGTGGGCAACGAGCGAGTCGAGATCGTGGTGCGCGACCGAGACCGGATCGCCGCCACGGTCGAGGCGATCACCGGTGTCGCGACGGCAGGCGTGGTCGTCGACCGGCGCACCGGCAGGATCACTGTGCCGGTCGACGGGGGCGCCCCGGTGCTCGCCGGGATGATCAACGAGTTGGAATGCCGCGGTCTGCGACCCGACGAGATCTGTCTGCGCAGGCCGACCCTCGACGAGGTCTTCCTGTCGCTGACCGGCCACGCCGACGTCCCTGACGGCAGTCCGGCTCCCTCTCCGGTCGAAGTAAGGGCCGGGGGCACGCGGGTCGCGGCTCGAGAGGAGATCTGA